The following proteins come from a genomic window of Pannonibacter sp. XCT-53:
- a CDS encoding ATP-dependent carboxylate-amine ligase gives MTGSAASGPAAAGLSPSAAPVTAGRREPLALGLLRRFCAANGLAVVAEPDFGYAGYIEAGNGRRHFFKGAGFDLNGAGASAIARDKGYSTSFLAGAGLQVPRSLLISTPRYLADIRIKNPAVAARLSGPAEALAFAASVGYPVFLKPNEESEGRGVLRAADALQLSAALDQLGPAYDRLLLQEEAQGRDYRILMLDGACLAVFERWPFRVTGDGRQTLRDLIEQETARFAADGKGRKILPDDPRILTHLAAAGLHLDSVPPAGQAVALLPNSNLSSGGTARDVTARIAPDLVRIAAEAGRTIGLRFFGLDLIAPDIASAEGYRILELNAAPGLSHFHRLGPSEAATVEEIYARVFAAIARDLMA, from the coding sequence ATGACCGGATCCGCCGCTTCCGGCCCGGCTGCCGCCGGTCTTTCTCCCTCCGCCGCTCCCGTGACGGCGGGCCGTCGCGAGCCGCTGGCGCTCGGGCTGCTCCGGCGCTTCTGTGCGGCCAACGGGCTTGCCGTGGTGGCGGAACCGGACTTCGGCTACGCCGGTTACATCGAGGCCGGCAACGGCCGGCGCCATTTCTTCAAGGGGGCGGGCTTCGATCTCAACGGGGCAGGGGCCTCCGCGATTGCCCGCGACAAGGGCTACAGCACGTCCTTTCTCGCCGGCGCCGGGCTGCAGGTGCCCCGCAGCCTCCTCATCTCGACGCCGCGCTATCTCGCCGACATCCGCATCAAGAACCCGGCCGTCGCGGCCCGTCTGTCGGGCCCGGCGGAGGCGCTGGCCTTTGCGGCGTCGGTCGGCTATCCGGTCTTCCTCAAGCCCAACGAGGAGTCCGAGGGGCGGGGGGTCCTGCGTGCCGCCGATGCGCTCCAGCTGTCCGCCGCGCTCGACCAGCTGGGTCCGGCCTATGACCGCCTGCTGCTTCAGGAAGAGGCGCAGGGGCGCGACTACCGCATCCTGATGCTGGACGGGGCCTGTCTTGCCGTCTTTGAACGCTGGCCGTTCCGCGTCACGGGCGATGGCCGGCAGACCCTGCGCGACCTCATCGAGCAGGAGACCGCCCGCTTTGCCGCCGACGGCAAGGGCCGCAAGATCCTGCCCGACGATCCGCGCATCCTCACCCATCTGGCCGCTGCCGGCCTGCACCTCGACAGCGTGCCGCCGGCAGGGCAGGCGGTGGCGCTGCTGCCCAATTCCAACCTGTCCTCCGGCGGCACGGCGCGCGACGTCACCGCCCGGATCGCCCCGGACCTGGTGCGGATCGCGGCCGAGGCCGGGCGGACCATCGGCCTGCGCTTCTTCGGTCTCGACCTGATCGCGCCCGACATCGCCTCGGCCGAAGGCTATCGCATCCTCGAGCTCAACGCGGCGCCCGGTCTCAGCCACTTCCACCGGCTCGGCCCCTCGGAGGCTGCGACGGTGGAAGAGATCTACGCCCGTGTCTTTGCCGCCATTGCCCGGGACCTCATGGCCTGA
- the acnA gene encoding aconitate hydratase AcnA gives MTQSLDSFKCKKTLEVNGKAYTYFSIPDAERNGLAGVSRLPASLKVVLENLLRFEDGRTVTADDIRAVAKWLETRTSEHEISYRPARVLMQDFTGVPAVVDLAAMRDAAVKLGGDPKKVNPLVPVDLVIDHSVMIDYFGTRDAFTRNVELEYQRNGERYEFLRWGQSAFDNFRAVPPGTGICHQVNLEYLAQTVWTKDENGETVAYPDTLVGTDSHTTMVNGLAVLGWGVGGIEAEAAMLGQPISMLIPEVVGFKLTGKLNEGITATDLVLRVTEMLRKKGVVGKFVEFFGPGLDTLSLEDAATIANMAPEYGATCGFFPVDRETLGYLKATGRDPQRVALVEAYAKAQGMFRDAATPEPVFTDTLELDISTVVPALSGPKRPQDRVNLDAVAAGFARTMADEFRKAEEMGRRVAVEGRTHDLGHGDVVIAAITSCTNTSNPSVLIGAGLVARNARRKGLTVKPWVKTSLAPGSQVVTDYLAKAGLQEDLDALGFNLAGYGCTTCIGNSGPLAPELSKAISDNDLVVAAVLSGNRNFEGRVNPDVRANYLASPPLVVAYAIAGSMTINVATDPLGTDQDGNPVYLKDIWPTTEEITRLIRTSITDDMFRARYSDVFKGDAHWQAIKVEGGMTYKWPAGSTYVANPPYFEGMTMEPKPLTDIENAAVMGLFLDSITTDHISPAGNIKASSPAGKYLADHQVAVADFNSYGARRGNHEVMMRGTFANIRIKNQMVPGVEGGVTLKDGQQKWIYDACMEYQAEGTPLVIFAGKEYGTGSSRDWAAKGTNLLGVRAVIAQSFERIHRSNLVGMGVIPLTFKDGESWQSHGITGTERVTIRGIADITPRQMMPVDVTRADGTSFVIECLCRVDTLDELEYIRAGGILHYVLRNLVRS, from the coding sequence GTGACCCAGTCCCTCGACAGCTTCAAGTGCAAGAAGACCCTTGAGGTCAATGGCAAGGCCTACACCTATTTCTCCATTCCCGATGCCGAACGGAACGGCCTTGCCGGCGTGTCCCGGCTGCCGGCGTCGCTGAAGGTGGTGCTGGAAAACCTGCTGCGCTTCGAGGACGGTCGCACCGTCACCGCCGACGACATCCGCGCCGTGGCGAAATGGCTGGAGACCCGGACCTCCGAGCACGAGATTTCCTATCGCCCGGCCCGCGTGTTGATGCAGGACTTTACCGGCGTGCCGGCCGTTGTGGATCTCGCTGCCATGCGCGATGCGGCCGTGAAGCTCGGCGGCGACCCGAAGAAGGTGAACCCGCTGGTGCCCGTCGATCTCGTCATCGACCACTCGGTGATGATCGACTATTTCGGCACGCGTGACGCCTTCACCCGCAACGTCGAGCTGGAGTACCAGCGCAACGGCGAGCGCTACGAGTTCCTGCGCTGGGGCCAGTCCGCCTTCGACAACTTCCGCGCCGTACCGCCCGGCACCGGCATCTGCCATCAGGTCAACCTGGAATACCTGGCCCAGACCGTCTGGACCAAGGACGAGAACGGCGAAACCGTCGCCTATCCCGACACGCTCGTCGGCACCGATTCGCACACCACGATGGTCAACGGCCTCGCCGTCCTTGGCTGGGGCGTCGGCGGCATCGAGGCGGAAGCCGCCATGCTTGGCCAGCCCATCTCGATGCTCATTCCGGAAGTCGTCGGCTTCAAGCTGACGGGCAAGCTGAACGAGGGCATCACCGCCACGGACCTGGTGCTGCGTGTCACCGAGATGCTGCGCAAGAAGGGCGTGGTCGGCAAGTTCGTCGAGTTCTTCGGCCCCGGCCTCGACACTCTCAGCCTGGAAGATGCGGCCACCATCGCCAACATGGCGCCGGAATATGGCGCGACCTGCGGTTTCTTCCCCGTGGACCGGGAGACGCTTGGCTATCTGAAGGCGACCGGCCGCGATCCGCAGCGCGTCGCCCTGGTCGAAGCCTATGCGAAGGCGCAGGGCATGTTCCGCGACGCCGCCACGCCGGAGCCGGTTTTCACCGACACGCTGGAACTGGACATCTCCACCGTCGTCCCGGCGCTCTCGGGCCCGAAGCGGCCGCAGGACCGGGTCAATCTGGATGCCGTTGCGGCCGGTTTTGCCAGGACCATGGCGGACGAGTTCAGGAAGGCGGAGGAGATGGGCCGGCGCGTCGCCGTCGAGGGCCGCACGCATGACCTCGGCCATGGCGACGTCGTCATCGCGGCCATCACCTCCTGCACAAACACCTCCAACCCGAGCGTGCTGATCGGCGCGGGGCTGGTCGCGCGCAACGCCCGCCGCAAGGGCCTCACCGTCAAGCCCTGGGTCAAGACCTCGCTGGCACCGGGCTCGCAGGTGGTGACGGATTACCTCGCCAAGGCCGGCCTGCAGGAGGATCTCGACGCGCTCGGCTTCAACCTCGCCGGCTATGGCTGCACCACCTGCATCGGCAACTCGGGACCGCTCGCGCCGGAACTGTCGAAGGCCATCTCCGACAATGACCTCGTCGTCGCCGCCGTTCTCTCCGGCAACCGCAACTTCGAGGGCCGCGTGAACCCGGATGTGCGCGCCAACTATCTGGCCTCGCCGCCGCTGGTGGTGGCCTATGCCATTGCCGGCAGCATGACCATCAATGTCGCCACCGATCCGCTTGGCACGGACCAGGACGGCAACCCGGTCTATCTGAAGGACATCTGGCCGACGACCGAGGAGATCACCCGGCTGATCCGGACCTCGATCACCGACGACATGTTCCGCGCCCGCTATTCGGACGTGTTCAAGGGGGATGCCCACTGGCAGGCGATCAAGGTCGAAGGCGGCATGACCTACAAGTGGCCGGCCGGCTCGACCTATGTGGCCAACCCGCCCTATTTCGAGGGCATGACCATGGAGCCGAAGCCGCTGACCGACATCGAGAACGCGGCCGTCATGGGCCTGTTCCTCGATTCGATCACCACCGACCACATCTCGCCGGCCGGCAACATCAAGGCGAGCAGCCCGGCTGGCAAGTACCTGGCCGACCATCAGGTGGCGGTGGCCGACTTCAACAGCTACGGCGCCCGCCGCGGCAACCATGAAGTCATGATGCGCGGCACCTTCGCCAACATCCGCATCAAGAACCAGATGGTGCCGGGCGTCGAGGGCGGCGTTACCCTGAAGGACGGCCAGCAGAAGTGGATCTATGACGCCTGCATGGAATACCAGGCCGAGGGCACGCCGCTGGTGATCTTCGCCGGCAAGGAATATGGCACCGGCTCCTCGCGCGACTGGGCGGCCAAGGGCACCAACCTGCTTGGTGTCCGCGCGGTCATCGCCCAGTCCTTCGAGCGCATCCACCGCTCCAACCTGGTCGGCATGGGCGTCATCCCGCTGACCTTCAAGGACGGCGAGAGCTGGCAGTCGCACGGCATCACCGGCACGGAGCGCGTGACCATCAGGGGCATCGCCGACATCACGCCGCGCCAGATGATGCCTGTCGACGTCACCCGCGCCGATGGCACGTCCTTCGTCATCGAGTGCCTCTGCCGGGTCGATACGCTGGACGAGCTGGAGTACATCCGCGCCGGCGGCATCCTGCACTACGTCCTGCGCAACCTCGTCCGCAGCTGA
- a CDS encoding LolA family protein: MTYPRLPRLRTRIADRIVAPLAVPLAALVLAVATALAVPAPVQAAGTPAAQLTPTEQETLNEINTYFNSVRTMHGEFVQFGPEGDQVEGKFFLERPGKIRFYYNPPVQLDIIADGKSVSVKDRKLATQDIWPLNETPLRFLLAEQIDLTKDANVVGVVVESDLVTVVVEDRTTFNSGKLTLIFDAQTFDLKQWTVTDAQGLDTSVAIYNITANGPSNPKLFVIDYLANARQNSPN; this comes from the coding sequence ATGACGTACCCCCGTTTGCCTCGCCTGCGCACCCGCATCGCCGACCGGATCGTGGCCCCGCTGGCTGTCCCGCTCGCTGCCCTGGTGCTGGCCGTTGCGACCGCCCTTGCCGTTCCCGCGCCCGTCCAGGCAGCCGGCACCCCGGCCGCCCAGCTGACGCCGACCGAGCAGGAAACGCTCAACGAGATCAACACCTACTTCAATTCGGTCCGCACCATGCACGGCGAGTTCGTGCAGTTCGGCCCGGAGGGAGATCAGGTCGAGGGCAAGTTCTTCCTCGAGCGTCCGGGCAAGATCCGCTTCTACTACAATCCTCCCGTCCAGCTCGACATCATCGCCGACGGCAAGTCGGTGTCGGTGAAGGACCGCAAGCTGGCAACGCAGGACATCTGGCCGCTGAACGAGACGCCGCTGCGGTTCCTGCTCGCCGAGCAGATCGACCTGACCAAGGATGCCAATGTGGTCGGCGTGGTGGTGGAAAGCGATCTCGTGACCGTTGTCGTCGAGGACCGCACTACCTTCAACTCCGGCAAGCTGACCCTCATCTTCGACGCCCAGACCTTCGACCTGAAGCAGTGGACCGTAACCGACGCCCAGGGGCTCGACACGTCCGTGGCGATCTACAACATCACGGCCAACGGGCCCTCCAACCCGAAGCTGTTCGTGATCGACTATCTGGCCAACGCGCGCCAGAACAGCCCGAACTGA
- the ccmA gene encoding heme ABC exporter ATP-binding protein CcmA, translated as MKLIAEHLAVDRGGRRVFAGLGFVLPAGRALVITGANGVGKSTLLRTLAGLVPPSEGLLALEGGDADRSLAEHAHYFGHDSAVKRALTVLENLEFWRDFTAPVRLPGFVGATLAPREILDRLGIGHTADLPAAYLSAGQTRRLALARLFVSPRPLWLMDEPTSALDTASEAQLLAFMNGHLADGGLIITATHSDLALSPAGVLHLAAPTFPIAGDEAENITVEEGRS; from the coding sequence CTGAAGCTGATTGCCGAACATCTTGCCGTCGACCGGGGCGGACGACGCGTTTTCGCCGGCCTCGGCTTCGTGCTGCCGGCCGGCCGGGCGCTGGTCATCACCGGGGCCAATGGCGTCGGCAAGTCGACGCTGCTGCGCACGCTGGCCGGGCTGGTGCCGCCCTCGGAGGGTCTGCTGGCGCTCGAGGGGGGCGACGCGGACCGCAGCCTCGCCGAGCACGCGCATTACTTCGGCCACGACAGCGCCGTGAAGCGGGCGCTGACGGTCCTGGAAAATCTCGAGTTCTGGCGCGACTTCACCGCGCCGGTCCGGCTGCCGGGCTTCGTCGGCGCGACGCTGGCCCCGCGCGAGATCCTCGACCGGCTCGGCATCGGCCACACGGCCGACCTGCCTGCGGCCTACCTGTCGGCCGGGCAGACGCGGCGGCTGGCGCTCGCCCGCCTGTTCGTGTCGCCACGGCCGCTGTGGCTGATGGACGAGCCGACCTCGGCGCTCGACACCGCCTCGGAGGCGCAGCTTCTCGCCTTCATGAACGGCCATCTTGCCGACGGCGGCCTGATCATCACCGCGACCCATTCGGATCTGGCGCTGTCGCCGGCCGGCGTGCTGCATCTGGCGGCCCCCACTTTCCCGATTGCTGGGGACGAGGCGGAAAACATCACTGTCGAGGAGGGGCGCTCATGA
- a CDS encoding bifunctional aconitate hydratase 2/2-methylisocitrate dehydratase has translation MSLYNDYLKEIESRKTQGLHPKPIEDAALLGEVIAHIKDLGSEHRADCLKYFIYNTIPGTTTAAGEKAEFLKKIILGTETVAEISRAFAFELLSHMKGGPSIKVLLDLALGEDAAIAREAGDVLKTQVFLYAADTDRLKAAYDAGNPVARDILESYAKAEFFTKLPELEEEIKVVTYIAAEGDISTDLLSPGNQAHSRSDRELHGKCMISEAAQAEIRALQAQHPDKRVMMIAEKGTMGVGSSRMSGVNNVALWTGKQASPYVPFVNIAPIVAGTNGISPIFLTTVDVTGGIGIDLKNWVKKLDENGNPVLDNAGNPILVQKYSVDTGTVLTINTRTKKLLNEDGSEELADVAASFRPQKVESMRAGGSYAIVFGKKLQTFAAETLGIEAPVVFSPAREVSHAGQGLTAVEKIFNRNAVGVAPGKVLHAGSDVRVRVNIVGSQDTTGLMTAQELEAMAATVISPLVDGAYQSGCHTASVWDLKAQANIPKLMSFMHKFGLITARDPKGAYHSMTDVIHKVLNDITVDDWDIIIGGDSHTRMSKGVAFGADSGTVALALATGEATMPIPDSVKVTFKGTMKGHVDFRDVVHATQAQMLKQFGDNVFQGRVIEVHIGTLLADQAFTFTDWTAEMKAKASICISDDETLIGSLELAKSRIQVMIDKGMDNEAGVLKGLIAKADRRIAEIRSGEKPALAPDANAKYFAEVVVDLDQIDEPMIADPDVNNPDVSKRYTHDTIRPVSYYGGEKKVDLGFVGSCMVHKGDMKIVAQMLKNLEKANGKVEFKAPLVVAAPTYNIIDELKAEGDWEVLQKYSGFEFNDNAPKNKARTEYENILYLERPGCNLCMGNQEKAEKGDTVLATSTRLFQGRVVEDSAEKKGESLLASTPVVVLSAILGRTPSIDEYKAAVEGIDLTKFAPPRDALASGRSIHF, from the coding sequence ATGAGCTTGTACAACGACTATCTGAAAGAGATCGAATCGCGGAAGACCCAGGGCCTGCATCCCAAGCCCATCGAGGACGCCGCGCTGCTGGGCGAAGTGATCGCCCACATCAAGGATCTCGGCAGCGAGCACCGCGCCGACTGCCTCAAGTACTTCATCTACAACACCATCCCGGGCACCACGACCGCGGCTGGCGAGAAGGCGGAGTTCCTGAAGAAGATCATCCTCGGCACCGAGACCGTTGCCGAGATCTCGCGCGCCTTCGCCTTCGAGCTGCTGTCGCACATGAAGGGCGGCCCGTCGATCAAGGTGCTGCTGGATCTGGCGCTGGGCGAGGATGCCGCCATTGCCCGCGAGGCGGGCGACGTGCTGAAGACCCAGGTCTTCCTCTATGCCGCCGACACCGACCGCCTGAAGGCTGCCTATGATGCCGGCAACCCGGTCGCCCGCGACATTCTGGAAAGCTACGCCAAGGCCGAATTCTTCACCAAGCTTCCGGAGCTTGAGGAAGAGATCAAGGTCGTGACCTACATTGCCGCCGAAGGCGACATCTCCACCGACCTGCTGTCGCCGGGCAACCAGGCGCATTCCCGCTCCGACCGCGAGCTGCACGGCAAGTGCATGATCTCCGAGGCAGCGCAGGCCGAGATCCGCGCCCTGCAGGCGCAGCATCCCGACAAGCGCGTCATGATGATCGCCGAGAAGGGCACGATGGGCGTCGGCTCGTCGCGCATGTCCGGCGTCAACAACGTGGCGCTGTGGACCGGCAAGCAGGCCAGCCCCTATGTGCCTTTCGTCAACATCGCCCCGATCGTTGCCGGCACCAACGGCATCTCGCCGATCTTCCTGACCACCGTCGACGTGACGGGCGGCATCGGCATTGACCTGAAGAACTGGGTCAAGAAGCTGGACGAGAACGGCAATCCGGTGCTCGACAACGCCGGCAACCCGATCCTGGTGCAGAAGTACTCGGTCGACACCGGCACGGTGCTGACCATCAACACCAGGACGAAGAAGCTCCTGAACGAAGACGGCAGCGAGGAGCTGGCCGATGTCGCCGCCTCGTTCCGTCCGCAGAAGGTCGAATCGATGCGCGCTGGCGGCTCCTACGCCATCGTCTTCGGCAAGAAGCTGCAGACCTTTGCTGCCGAGACGCTCGGCATCGAGGCACCGGTCGTGTTCTCGCCGGCGCGCGAGGTCTCGCATGCGGGCCAGGGCCTGACGGCTGTCGAGAAGATCTTCAACCGCAATGCCGTCGGCGTCGCGCCGGGCAAGGTGCTGCATGCCGGTTCCGACGTGCGCGTGCGCGTCAACATCGTCGGTTCGCAGGACACCACCGGCCTGATGACGGCGCAGGAACTGGAGGCCATGGCCGCCACGGTCATCTCGCCGCTGGTGGATGGTGCCTATCAGTCCGGCTGCCACACGGCGTCGGTCTGGGATCTCAAGGCGCAGGCCAACATCCCGAAACTGATGAGCTTCATGCACAAGTTCGGCCTGATCACCGCGCGTGACCCGAAGGGTGCCTATCACTCCATGACGGACGTGATCCACAAGGTGCTCAACGACATCACCGTGGATGACTGGGACATCATCATCGGCGGCGACAGCCACACCCGCATGTCCAAGGGCGTTGCCTTCGGTGCGGACTCCGGCACCGTCGCGCTGGCTCTGGCCACGGGCGAAGCCACCATGCCGATCCCGGATTCCGTGAAGGTCACCTTCAAGGGCACGATGAAGGGCCATGTCGACTTCCGTGACGTGGTGCATGCCACCCAGGCGCAGATGCTGAAGCAGTTCGGCGACAACGTCTTCCAGGGCCGCGTCATCGAGGTGCACATCGGCACGCTGCTGGCCGACCAGGCCTTCACCTTCACCGACTGGACGGCCGAGATGAAGGCCAAGGCCTCCATCTGCATCTCCGACGACGAGACCCTGATCGGCTCGCTGGAGCTGGCCAAGTCGCGCATCCAGGTGATGATCGACAAGGGCATGGACAACGAGGCCGGCGTGCTCAAGGGCCTGATCGCCAAGGCGGATCGCCGCATTGCCGAGATCCGTTCCGGCGAGAAGCCGGCGCTGGCGCCGGATGCCAACGCCAAGTACTTCGCCGAAGTCGTCGTCGATCTCGACCAGATCGACGAGCCGATGATCGCCGACCCGGACGTCAACAACCCGGATGTGTCCAAGCGCTACACGCACGACACGATCCGTCCGGTGTCCTACTACGGCGGCGAGAAGAAGGTCGATCTCGGCTTCGTCGGCTCGTGCATGGTGCACAAGGGCGACATGAAGATCGTCGCGCAGATGCTGAAGAACCTCGAGAAGGCCAATGGCAAGGTCGAGTTCAAGGCTCCGCTCGTCGTGGCCGCGCCGACCTACAACATCATCGACGAGCTGAAGGCAGAGGGCGACTGGGAAGTTCTGCAGAAGTACTCCGGCTTCGAGTTCAACGACAACGCGCCGAAGAACAAGGCCCGCACCGAGTACGAGAACATCCTCTATCTCGAGCGCCCGGGCTGCAACCTCTGCATGGGCAACCAGGAAAAGGCCGAGAAGGGGGACACCGTGCTGGCCACCTCGACCCGCCTGTTCCAGGGCCGCGTCGTGGAAGACAGCGCGGAGAAGAAGGGCGAATCGCTGCTCGCCTCGACCCCGGTCGTGGTGCTGTCCGCCATCCTCGGCCGCACCCCGAGCATCGACGAGTACAAGGCCGCCGTGGAGGGCATCGACCTGACCAAGTTCGCCCCGCCGCGCGACGCGCTTGCATCGGGCCGGTCGATCCACTTCTGA
- a CDS encoding heme ABC transporter permease — MALIDLANPTRFLSLAHRLLPWLTALCAATFAVGLYMSFFVAPEDYQQGDTVRIMYIHVPSAWLAMMCYSIMAIASLGTLVWRHPLADVAAKAAAPLGAAFTFMSLITGSLWGKPMWGTYWVWDARLTSVLVLFIMYLGLMALWRTMEDPIKAGKAAAVLTLVGALNLPIIKFSVDWWNTLHQPASVMRLDGPTIHPDILWPLLVMALAFTLLFLVLHLMAMRNEILRRRVRALRQRAAAIRPATATAAPQSAAAE, encoded by the coding sequence ATGGCACTGATCGATCTGGCGAACCCGACCCGCTTCCTGTCCCTGGCGCACCGGCTGCTGCCGTGGCTGACGGCGCTGTGCGCCGCGACCTTTGCCGTGGGGCTCTACATGAGCTTCTTCGTCGCGCCCGAGGATTACCAGCAGGGCGACACGGTGCGGATCATGTACATCCACGTGCCCTCCGCCTGGCTGGCCATGATGTGCTACTCGATCATGGCCATCGCGTCCCTCGGCACGCTGGTCTGGCGGCATCCGCTCGCCGACGTGGCGGCCAAGGCGGCCGCACCGCTGGGCGCCGCCTTCACCTTCATGTCGCTGATCACCGGCTCCCTGTGGGGCAAGCCGATGTGGGGCACCTACTGGGTCTGGGACGCGCGCCTGACCTCCGTGCTCGTGCTCTTCATCATGTATCTCGGCCTGATGGCCCTGTGGCGGACGATGGAGGACCCCATCAAGGCCGGCAAGGCCGCGGCGGTGCTGACCCTCGTCGGTGCGCTGAACCTGCCGATCATCAAGTTCTCCGTCGACTGGTGGAACACGCTGCACCAGCCGGCCAGCGTCATGCGGCTCGACGGGCCGACGATCCATCCCGACATCCTGTGGCCGCTGCTGGTGATGGCCCTGGCCTTCACGCTGCTGTTCCTGGTCCTGCACCTCATGGCGATGCGCAACGAGATCCTGCGCCGCCGCGTGCGGGCGCTGCGGCAGCGCGCCGCCGCCATCCGCCCTGCCACGGCCACGGCCGCCCCCCAATCTGCCGCTGCGGAGTGA
- the ccmB gene encoding heme exporter protein CcmB, which yields MTGWFSSLVLRELRLAVRVGGGALIGVLFFLAVVTVVPFGIGPDLNLLSRIGPAILWIGALLSTLLGLDRLFQADRDDGALDLILMAGRPLELVVLAKCLAHWLATGLPLVLAAPVLAVFLNLDPVAIGAVTLTLLVGTPALTLIGAIGAALTVPLRRGGLLLAVLVVPLAIPVLIFGVSAADAAISEPMPFLTPFLILCALTLISAVVGPAASAAALRFAAD from the coding sequence ATGACCGGATGGTTTTCGTCCCTGGTGCTGCGCGAGCTCAGGCTTGCCGTCCGCGTCGGCGGCGGGGCGCTGATCGGCGTGCTGTTCTTCCTTGCCGTGGTGACCGTGGTGCCCTTCGGCATCGGGCCGGATCTCAACCTCCTGTCCCGCATCGGGCCGGCGATCCTGTGGATCGGTGCGCTCTTGTCCACGCTGCTCGGGCTCGACCGGCTGTTCCAGGCCGACCGGGACGATGGCGCGCTCGACCTCATCCTGATGGCCGGCCGGCCGCTGGAGCTGGTCGTGCTCGCCAAGTGCCTCGCGCACTGGCTTGCCACCGGCCTGCCGCTGGTCCTCGCCGCGCCGGTCCTGGCCGTCTTCCTCAACCTCGATCCGGTCGCCATCGGCGCGGTGACGCTGACGCTTCTGGTCGGCACGCCGGCGCTGACGCTGATCGGCGCCATCGGGGCAGCGCTGACCGTGCCGCTGCGGCGCGGCGGGCTGCTGCTGGCGGTGCTGGTGGTGCCGCTCGCCATTCCGGTGCTCATCTTCGGCGTCAGCGCCGCCGATGCGGCAATCAGCGAGCCGATGCCCTTCCTGACGCCGTTCCTGATCCTCTGCGCGCTGACGCTGATCTCGGCCGTGGTCGGGCCGGCCGCGTCGGCGGCGGCGCTGCGCTTTGCCGCAGATTGA
- the ccmD gene encoding heme exporter protein CcmD, which translates to MDLIAFLDLGPHAAFIIWSYLICLAVVIGLIAWVRLDHARQVADLAGLEAQGITRRSGAATGSGATVATGSPAAPDPRG; encoded by the coding sequence ATGGACCTGATCGCGTTTCTCGACCTCGGCCCGCATGCGGCTTTCATCATCTGGTCCTACCTGATCTGCCTTGCGGTGGTGATCGGGCTCATCGCCTGGGTGCGCCTCGACCACGCGCGCCAGGTCGCCGATCTCGCCGGTCTGGAGGCCCAGGGCATCACCCGCCGGTCGGGAGCCGCCACCGGCAGCGGAGCGACCGTGGCCACAGGCAGCCCGGCCGCACCCGATCCGCGCGGCTAG
- a CDS encoding protein-methionine-sulfoxide reductase heme-binding subunit MsrQ — protein sequence MAAPLSARPPLLPLLPWTDRQGRLSWLRLAVFLALLAPAAWYLGLLLAGGLRPDPARQLTFLSGEWAVWLLLVTLAVTPLRRITGWNRLAGLRRMLGLSALAYAGAHLLLYVVREHFDLLKVGSEILLRPYLTLGFAALAVLVALGATSTDGAIRRLGPRWHRLHGLVHVAAALALVHFHLQAKSDVFAATLTGGLFLLLMGYRLAVRLGLSLTRPAVLAALALLAGLATAGLEHLWYALATGLPAWRVSLASLDPAQLGDPGLIRPAWWVLLAGLSVTLLPFVRGVSGRARPL from the coding sequence ATGGCCGCCCCGCTGTCCGCCCGTCCGCCCCTGCTGCCGCTGCTGCCCTGGACCGACCGCCAGGGTCGCCTGTCGTGGCTGCGTCTGGCCGTCTTCCTGGCCCTGCTGGCACCGGCGGCCTGGTATCTCGGCCTGCTCCTTGCCGGCGGCCTGCGGCCCGATCCGGCCCGGCAGCTCACCTTCCTCAGCGGCGAGTGGGCCGTGTGGCTGCTGCTGGTCACGCTCGCGGTCACGCCGCTCCGGCGCATCACCGGCTGGAACCGGCTGGCGGGGCTGCGCCGGATGCTGGGGCTGTCGGCCCTGGCCTATGCGGGCGCGCATCTGCTGCTCTATGTCGTGCGCGAGCATTTCGACCTGCTCAAGGTCGGGAGCGAGATCCTGCTGCGGCCCTATCTGACCCTCGGGTTCGCGGCCCTTGCCGTGCTGGTCGCCCTCGGCGCGACCTCGACCGATGGCGCGATCCGCCGCCTGGGTCCGCGCTGGCACCGGCTGCACGGTCTCGTCCATGTGGCCGCCGCGCTGGCCCTCGTGCATTTCCACCTGCAGGCCAAGTCGGATGTCTTTGCCGCGACGCTGACCGGGGGCCTGTTCCTGCTGCTCATGGGCTATCGTCTGGCGGTCCGGCTCGGCCTGTCGCTGACGCGGCCGGCCGTCCTTGCGGCGCTGGCGCTCCTTGCCGGGCTGGCCACCGCCGGGCTCGAGCATCTCTGGTACGCGCTCGCCACCGGCCTGCCGGCCTGGCGGGTCAGTCTGGCCAGCCTCGACCCGGCGCAGCTGGGCGACCCGGGCCTGATCCGGCCGGCCTGGTGGGTGCTGCTGGCCGGCCTGTCCGTCACCCTGCTGCCGTTCGTCCGGGGTGTCTCCGGCCGCGCCCGTCCCCTCTGA